Proteins encoded in a region of the Ziziphus jujuba cultivar Dongzao chromosome 3, ASM3175591v1 genome:
- the LOC132803133 gene encoding probable leucine-rich repeat receptor-like protein kinase At1g35710, with amino-acid sequence MSIGNSSKLIDLELGGNKIDGSIPNEIGQVKSLAILYVWDNHLTGSILVSIGQLKSLEEIYLSGNHLSGSIPASIGNLTSLAIFSLFANNITGSLPPEMNNLTNLEYLFLSNNFLYGSLPENICLGGRLKRVAVGYNHFIDSIPKSMRNYSSLVRYKVFGILPCELGKATQVQKFDLSSNLLVGKILNELGQLRLLYVLKLNVRKSEQNKHNTTYRGSVKMTYVLVAPVRASGLLLILQ; translated from the exons ATGTCCATTGGAAATTCAAGTAAGTTAATTGATTTGGAACTTGGTGGAAACAAAATAGATGGGTCCATCCCCAATGAGATTGGGCAGGTTAAATCACTTGCTATCCTTTATGTGTGGGATAACCATCTAACTGGCTCCATACTTGTGTCCATCGGACAGCTTAAATCTCTTGAAGAGATTTACTTGTCTGGGAACCATCTTAGTGGCTCAATTCCTGCATCCATTGGAAACCTTACATCCCTCGCCATCTTCAGTTTGTTCGCTAACAACATTACAGGATCCCTTCCTCCTGAAATGAATAACCTTACAAATCTGGAATACCTTTTTTTAAGCAATAACTTCTTGTATGGCTCTCTTCCAGAAAATATTTGTCTGGGTGGGAGACTTAAAAGGGTTGCAGTAGGATACAACCATTTTATAGATTCCATTCCAAAAAGCATGAGAAATTACAGCTCCTTAGTCCG CTATAAAGTTTTTGGCATTCTACCTTGTGAACTTGGGAAAGCTACTCAAGTGCAGAAATTTGATCTGTCCTCCAATCTTCTTGTAGGAAAAATTCTAAATGAATTGGGCCAATTGAGATTGCTTTACGTTCTTAAACTCAATGTTCGAAAATCAGAACAAAACAAACACAACACAACTTATCGAGGTTCGGTCAAGATGACCTATGTCCTCGTTGCTCCGGTGAGAGCTTCTGGTCTCTTATTGATCTTGCAGTAG